A genomic stretch from Candidatus Poribacteria bacterium includes:
- a CDS encoding ABC transporter ATP-binding protein yields the protein MRLEVKGVRFSYGSVPILKDVCLEVGEGEVVSLVGPNGSGKTTLLKCISRILKPKKGAILLNGDDLGKISSKELARLLGYVPQSSPSSFPLTVFETVLLGRRPHIRWKLSRRDKEVVLNTLRLLELDNLALRMFGELSGGERQKVLIARALAQESEVLLLDEPTSSLDLRHQLEVLQLITDIVREKGLAAIMAIHDLNLASMFSDKIIMLKEGRIYAAGKGEDVLNPENIWQVYGVKVMISYDPGRPHIIPLTPNEKGGLRKHEGK from the coding sequence ATGAGGCTAGAGGTAAAAGGGGTGCGATTTAGCTACGGTAGCGTGCCCATCCTTAAAGATGTGTGCCTAGAGGTAGGGGAGGGGGAGGTGGTCAGCCTGGTCGGTCCCAACGGCTCGGGGAAGACAACCCTGCTTAAATGCATAAGCCGAATTTTAAAGCCGAAAAAAGGGGCCATCCTGCTTAACGGAGATGACCTCGGAAAAATAAGCTCAAAGGAGCTCGCCCGTCTCCTGGGTTACGTTCCCCAGAGCTCCCCCAGCTCCTTCCCCTTGACGGTCTTCGAAACGGTCCTCCTGGGCCGAAGGCCTCATATACGCTGGAAGCTCTCGCGGAGAGATAAGGAGGTTGTGCTCAATACCCTGCGGCTGTTGGAGCTCGATAACCTGGCCCTGAGGATGTTCGGCGAGCTATCCGGAGGGGAAAGGCAAAAGGTGCTTATAGCCAGAGCTTTAGCGCAAGAGTCGGAGGTATTGCTCCTGGATGAGCCGACGAGCAGCTTAGACCTTCGCCATCAGCTTGAGGTCCTGCAGCTTATCACCGATATAGTCCGAGAAAAGGGGCTTGCCGCAATAATGGCCATACACGACCTCAATCTGGCCTCGATGTTCTCGGACAAGATAATAATGCTCAAAGAGGGCAGGATTTACGCCGCCGGAAAGGGGGAGGATGTTCTGAATCCGGAGAATATCTGGCAGGTCTACGGGGTTAAGGTGATGATCAGCTATGACCCGGGGAGACCTCATATCATCCCCTTGACCCCCAACGAGAAGGGAGGCTTAAGGAAGCATGAAGGTAAATAA
- a CDS encoding ABC transporter substrate-binding protein codes for MKVNKPVRRIVSLAPSLTETLFFLGLGERVVGVTEQCDFPPEAREREKVGSFVEPDLGKISRLKPDLILALSRIHGKFIEEAGSEGLPVLALPRVRSVEDILRIMEEIADIAGEERGKALVGSLRERLRLIEERVKPLPPPRVFRLMIEDPIVAPTRSSYQWDAIRLAGGWPMPLEFEEPYTPVKLEEIVEFDPEVILSCGMREGEEPRRRCPGCRSQNPPCQRIVDEIGKWEGWKETRAAKEGRIYPIPCELLCRPGPRLVEGIEFMSKLFHRGSNDRD; via the coding sequence ATGAAGGTAAATAAACCCGTTCGGAGGATAGTTTCCCTGGCACCGTCCCTCACCGAGACCCTCTTCTTCCTGGGTTTGGGAGAGAGGGTGGTAGGGGTAACCGAGCAATGCGATTTTCCCCCGGAGGCGAGGGAGAGGGAGAAAGTGGGCTCCTTTGTGGAACCCGATCTGGGGAAGATTTCAAGGCTCAAGCCCGATCTTATCCTGGCCTTAAGCCGTATTCACGGAAAATTCATCGAGGAGGCGGGAAGCGAAGGTCTTCCGGTTTTGGCCCTCCCCCGTGTGAGGAGCGTGGAGGATATCCTCCGCATTATGGAGGAGATAGCGGATATCGCCGGAGAAGAACGGGGTAAGGCTCTTGTCGGCTCGCTTAGGGAGAGGCTTAGGTTGATCGAGGAGAGGGTAAAACCCCTCCCTCCCCCGCGGGTATTCCGTTTGATGATCGAGGACCCCATCGTCGCCCCGACCCGTTCCTCCTATCAGTGGGATGCGATAAGGCTTGCCGGAGGTTGGCCCATGCCCCTCGAGTTTGAGGAGCCTTATACCCCTGTGAAATTGGAGGAGATCGTAGAGTTTGATCCTGAGGTCATTCTCAGCTGTGGGATGAGGGAAGGGGAGGAGCCGAGGCGAAGATGTCCGGGATGTCGGTCGCAGAACCCTCCCTGTCAGAGGATAGTAGATGAGATAGGAAAGTGGGAAGGTTGGAAGGAGACCCGGGCGGCGAAGGAAGGGAGGATATATCCCATCCCCTGTGAGCTTCTCTGTCGCCCCGGCCCCAGGCTTGTGGAGGGGATTGAGTTCATGTCGAAATTGTTCCACCGAGGCTCAAATGATCGTGATTGA
- a CDS encoding ABC transporter ATP-binding protein, which produces MIVIENLTKIYGKVKALDDLNLEVHPGEIFGFLGPNGAGKTTTIRILTTLTKPSSGRAWIDGFDVVSQPLEVKRRIGVVQQHLSLDRELTVWEVLELHARLHGLKPPERRRRIKEMLDYVELKDHARRRVEELSGGMKRRLMIARALLHQPKLILLDEPTVGLDAQTRRRLWELIRKLNAGGATIFLTTHYIEEAEALCHRVGIIHLGKLIALGRPSDLRRCLGSVTVETFSNGKVCYHHFPDSEAAKSFVRNLPSGMKNIIIRETSLEDVFIELTGRKVKEE; this is translated from the coding sequence ATGATCGTGATTGAGAACCTGACCAAGATATACGGCAAGGTTAAAGCACTTGATGATCTCAATTTAGAGGTACATCCCGGGGAGATATTCGGCTTCCTGGGGCCCAACGGAGCGGGGAAGACCACCACCATCCGTATCCTCACCACCTTGACCAAGCCCTCCTCAGGCCGCGCTTGGATAGACGGCTTTGACGTGGTAAGTCAGCCTTTGGAGGTCAAGAGGAGGATCGGGGTGGTGCAGCAGCATCTGAGCCTCGATAGGGAGCTTACCGTCTGGGAGGTCTTGGAGCTCCACGCCCGTCTGCACGGCCTTAAGCCTCCGGAACGTCGGAGGAGGATCAAGGAAATGCTGGATTATGTGGAACTCAAAGATCATGCCCGCCGCAGGGTTGAGGAGCTCTCGGGGGGGATGAAGCGCCGGCTCATGATCGCCCGGGCTTTACTTCATCAGCCTAAGCTTATCCTTCTTGATGAACCCACGGTGGGATTGGATGCTCAGACGAGAAGAAGGCTCTGGGAGCTCATCAGAAAGCTTAATGCCGGTGGTGCCACTATATTTCTAACCACCCATTACATCGAGGAAGCGGAGGCCCTCTGCCATCGGGTGGGCATCATTCACCTGGGAAAACTCATCGCCCTCGGGAGGCCTTCCGACTTACGTCGGTGCTTGGGATCTGTAACCGTAGAAACCTTCTCCAACGGCAAAGTTTGCTATCATCATTTTCCCGATAGCGAAGCAGCTAAATCCTTTGTGCGCAATCTTCCCTCAGGGATGAAGAACATCATTATAAGGGAAACCAGTTTAGAGGATGTTTTCATTGAGCTTACCGGAAGAAAGGTCAAGGAGGAGTAA
- a CDS encoding ABC transporter permease — MVKVFKDSYSIWWADLRILRHLWLRFLITSLMSPVLYLLAFGFGLGRGINVGGASYLEFVIPGIIALTAMNTSFSGAGMKLNVDRLYYKCFDEIMMAPVSPFAVILGKSLIGVLRGLVVSLAFLLLGLALSPMRVSPLFGLSLILTCFTFSFMGVLAALLARSHQDMATLSSVILRPMTFLGGTFFSLKNLPGWLKLILHLMPLTHSSRCLRAEALGRDFPWPSFLILLGFGVISFSACLLALRRASL, encoded by the coding sequence ATGGTAAAAGTATTCAAGGATAGCTATTCGATCTGGTGGGCTGACCTCAGGATTTTAAGGCATCTCTGGCTGAGATTTCTCATCACCAGTTTGATGAGCCCGGTGCTATATCTTCTGGCCTTTGGCTTTGGTCTGGGAAGAGGGATTAATGTCGGAGGAGCAAGCTATCTGGAGTTCGTAATCCCGGGGATCATCGCCCTCACCGCTATGAACACGAGTTTTAGCGGGGCCGGGATGAAACTGAATGTGGACCGACTTTATTATAAGTGCTTCGATGAGATAATGATGGCCCCCGTAAGCCCTTTTGCCGTGATCCTCGGCAAATCTCTAATAGGGGTGTTGCGAGGGCTTGTCGTTTCCCTGGCTTTCCTTTTGCTCGGCCTGGCCCTCTCCCCGATGAGGGTAAGCCCTCTTTTCGGCCTAAGCCTTATACTTACCTGTTTTACCTTCTCCTTCATGGGGGTCCTGGCTGCCTTGCTGGCCAGATCCCATCAGGATATGGCCACCCTGAGCAGCGTTATCCTTAGGCCGATGACCTTTCTGGGCGGGACCTTTTTCTCCCTGAAAAATCTCCCTGGGTGGCTTAAGCTGATCCTTCATCTCATGCCGCTTACTCATTCAAGCCGATGTCTTCGGGCGGAGGCGTTGGGGAGGGATTTCCCCTGGCCTTCCTTTCTTATCCTCCTCGGCTTTGGGGTGATCTCTTTCTCCGCCTGTCTTCTGGCGCTTCGGAGGGCGAGCCTATGA